The sequence ATCGAAGGTTTTTACAATTGCAAAAGGATTCATTCTACTTTGGGATATTTATCACCAGCAGAATATGAATCTGTCAAACGGAAGAAAATTGCTTAGTCACGTGTCCATTTTTTCGGGGCAATTCCAGACACTAAGCGCAAAATTGGATTAAGCACTCTGCGGGGGAAGAGAGGTTTGCCTTTTCCGAGAGTGACTGACCCAATCTGGATGATAAGCTCATCCAGTAAGGAGGAATCGTAGAACTGGCCCGCGAGATCTCCTCCTCCTACAATCCAGATATTTTTGTTTTTTGCAGCATCTCGCATTTCAGCGTGGACACGCCTCACATCACCATTGACAAAGTGGAGGTCGGCACCCTCAATTACCGGAAGTCGGCGGCTGGAGAAGATCCAGGCTGGTTGAGTGTATGGCCACGATGAGCCGGTTTCAGCGATAACCTTTTCCTTATTGCCTAATATCCACTCGTAAGTTTTTGACCCCATCGCAAGGGTACCAACATTTGATATGAATTCAGGATAACTGGAATTGTTAAGGTCCCCAAGAGAAAATAACCAGTCAAGTGAGTCATCCTCAGTAGCAATGAATCCATCGAGACTTGCCGCTGTGTAATACTGTGTTTTCATGA comes from Fibrobacter sp. and encodes:
- a CDS encoding dihydrofolate reductase, encoding MKTQYYTAASLDGFIATEDDSLDWLFSLGDLNNSSYPEFISNVGTLAMGSKTYEWILGNKEKVIAETGSSWPYTQPAWIFSSRRLPVIEGADLHFVNGDVRRVHAEMRDAAKNKNIWIVGGGDLAGQFYDSSLLDELIIQIGSVTLGKGKPLFPRRVLNPILRLVSGIAPKKWTRD